One stretch of Amycolatopsis sp. NBC_00345 DNA includes these proteins:
- the moeZ gene encoding adenylyltransferase/sulfurtransferase MoeZ has translation MSDTALPPLVEPAAELTKEEVGRYSRHLIIPDVGVVGQKRLKNAKVLVIGAGGLGSPALLYLAAAGVGTLGIVDFDVVDESNLQRQVIHGISDVGKLKAASAQESIAEINPFVKVYLHTERLESANALEIFGQYDLIVDGTDNFATRYLVNDAAVLLGKPYVWGSIFRFEGQVSVFWEDAPNGKGLNYRDLYPEPPPPGMVPSCAEGGVLGVLCASIGSIMVTEAIKLITGIGEPLLGRLISYDALEMKYREVKIRKDPETPKITELIDYEAFCGVVSDEAAEAASGSTITPAELKAKFDNGDSFALIDVREPHEYEIVNIKGAKLIPKDRILSGEALAELPQDKPIVLHCKSGARSAEALAALHAAGFKDATHLGGGVLAWARQIDPSLPTY, from the coding sequence ATGTCAGACACGGCACTGCCGCCGCTCGTAGAGCCGGCTGCCGAGCTCACCAAGGAAGAGGTGGGCCGGTACAGTCGTCACCTGATCATCCCCGATGTCGGGGTGGTCGGGCAGAAGCGGCTCAAGAACGCGAAGGTCCTGGTCATCGGGGCCGGCGGCCTGGGCAGTCCCGCGCTGCTGTACCTCGCCGCGGCGGGCGTGGGCACGCTCGGCATCGTCGACTTCGACGTGGTCGACGAGTCCAACCTGCAGCGCCAGGTGATCCACGGCATCTCCGACGTCGGCAAGCTCAAGGCCGCGTCGGCGCAGGAGTCGATCGCCGAGATCAACCCGTTCGTCAAGGTCTACCTGCACACCGAGCGGCTCGAGTCGGCGAACGCGCTGGAGATCTTCGGCCAGTACGACCTGATCGTCGACGGCACGGACAACTTCGCCACGCGGTACCTGGTGAACGACGCCGCCGTGCTGCTGGGCAAGCCGTACGTGTGGGGCTCGATCTTCCGGTTCGAGGGCCAGGTCAGCGTCTTCTGGGAGGACGCGCCGAACGGCAAGGGCCTGAACTACCGCGACCTCTACCCCGAGCCGCCGCCGCCCGGCATGGTGCCGTCGTGCGCCGAGGGCGGCGTGCTGGGCGTGCTGTGCGCGTCCATCGGCTCGATCATGGTGACCGAGGCGATCAAGCTGATCACCGGCATCGGCGAGCCGCTGCTCGGGCGGCTGATCAGCTACGACGCGCTGGAGATGAAGTACCGCGAGGTCAAGATCCGCAAGGATCCCGAGACCCCGAAGATCACCGAGCTGATCGACTACGAGGCGTTCTGCGGCGTCGTGTCCGACGAGGCGGCCGAGGCCGCTTCGGGCAGCACGATCACGCCCGCGGAGCTCAAGGCCAAGTTCGACAACGGCGACAGCTTCGCCCTGATCGACGTCCGCGAGCCGCACGAGTACGAGATCGTCAACATCAAGGGCGCGAAGCTGATCCCGAAGGACCGGATCCTCTCGGGCGAGGCACTCGCGGAGCTGCCGCAGGACAAGCCGATCGTGCTGCACTGCAAGTCCGGCGCGCGGTCCGCGGAGGCGCTCGCGGCGTTGCACGCGGCCGGCTTCAAGGACGCCACGCACCTGGGCGGCGGCGTGCTGGCCTGGGCGCGGCAGATCGACCCGAGCCTGCCGACGTACTGA
- a CDS encoding DEAD/DEAH box helicase — MALEHSENAPPALDTSHPLQAGAPVTPEAPTFAEFGVKPEIVRSLAEAGIERTFAIQELTLPLAMAGDDLIGQARTGMGKTLGFGVPLLHRVQVPGDGTPQVLVVVPTRELCVQVANDLKGAGKHLGIRTLAIYGGRPYEQQTDALRKGVDVVIGTPGRLLDLAERQDLVLGKVRGLVLDEADEMLDLGFLPDIERILRMVPDERQTMLFSATMPGPIITLARTFLRQPTHIRAEENDASAIHERTTQFVYRAHSMDKPEVIARILQAEDRGLTMIFSRTKRTAQKVADDLVERGFAAAAVHGDLGQGAREQALRAFRSGKVDVLVATDVAARGIDIDDVTHVINYQCPDDEKTYVHRIGRTGRAGRTGVAVTLVDWDEMPRWKLISDTLGLDKPEPVETYSSSKHLFSDLGIPEGTTGRLPLSKRTRAGLAAEEEEDLGGKRRGRSGPGRGAAAAPSDAEEAPRKRNRTPRKRTRGGSRAAEAVEAADAAASGSGSGSASADSGADTAEGGERTRSRRRSRGAANSSPEATGPAGSAEKDSGENGERPARRRRRRRPSATSDTPASAD, encoded by the coding sequence GTGGCCCTCGAGCACAGCGAGAACGCCCCGCCGGCACTCGACACCTCGCACCCGTTGCAGGCCGGTGCCCCGGTCACGCCCGAGGCGCCTACCTTCGCCGAGTTCGGCGTCAAGCCGGAGATCGTGCGGTCGCTGGCCGAGGCCGGCATCGAGCGCACGTTCGCCATCCAGGAGCTCACCCTCCCGCTGGCCATGGCCGGCGACGACCTGATCGGCCAGGCCCGCACGGGCATGGGCAAGACCCTCGGCTTCGGCGTCCCGCTGCTGCACCGCGTCCAGGTCCCCGGCGACGGCACCCCGCAGGTGCTGGTCGTGGTCCCGACCCGCGAGCTGTGCGTCCAGGTCGCCAACGACCTCAAGGGCGCGGGCAAGCACCTCGGCATCCGCACCCTGGCCATCTACGGCGGCCGCCCGTACGAGCAGCAGACCGACGCGCTGCGCAAGGGCGTCGACGTCGTGATCGGCACCCCGGGCCGGCTGCTCGACCTGGCCGAGCGGCAGGACCTGGTGCTGGGCAAGGTCCGCGGCCTGGTCCTCGACGAGGCCGACGAGATGCTCGACCTGGGCTTCCTGCCCGACATCGAGCGCATCCTGCGGATGGTGCCGGACGAGCGGCAGACCATGCTGTTCTCGGCCACCATGCCCGGCCCGATCATCACGCTGGCCCGCACCTTCCTGCGCCAGCCGACGCACATCCGCGCCGAGGAGAACGACGCGAGCGCGATCCACGAGCGCACCACCCAGTTCGTCTACCGGGCGCACTCGATGGACAAGCCCGAGGTCATCGCCCGGATCCTGCAGGCCGAGGACCGCGGGCTGACGATGATCTTCAGCCGCACCAAGCGCACCGCGCAGAAGGTGGCCGACGACCTGGTGGAGCGCGGCTTCGCGGCCGCCGCCGTGCACGGCGACCTCGGCCAGGGCGCGCGTGAGCAGGCGCTGCGCGCGTTCCGCTCGGGCAAGGTCGACGTGCTGGTCGCGACCGACGTCGCCGCCCGCGGCATCGACATCGACGACGTCACGCACGTGATCAACTACCAGTGCCCGGACGACGAGAAGACCTACGTGCACCGCATCGGCCGCACCGGCCGCGCGGGGCGCACGGGTGTCGCCGTCACCCTGGTCGACTGGGACGAGATGCCGCGCTGGAAGCTCATCTCCGACACGCTCGGCCTGGACAAGCCGGAGCCGGTGGAGACGTACTCCTCGTCGAAGCACCTGTTCAGCGACCTGGGCATCCCGGAGGGCACCACCGGACGGCTGCCGCTGTCCAAGCGCACCCGCGCCGGGCTGGCCGCGGAAGAGGAAGAAGACCTGGGCGGCAAGCGTCGTGGCCGTAGTGGTCCCGGCCGTGGTGCCGCCGCAGCTCCGTCCGACGCCGAGGAGGCGCCGCGCAAGCGCAACCGCACCCCGCGCAAGCGGACCCGCGGCGGCTCGCGTGCGGCCGAAGCCGTGGAGGCCGCCGACGCCGCGGCCTCGGGTTCTGGCTCGGGCTCGGCCTCGGCTGATTCCGGCGCGGACACGGCCGAGGGCGGCGAGCGCACCCGCTCCCGTCGTCGCTCGCGCGGTGCCGCGAACTCGAGCCCCGAGGCCACCGGCCCCGCCGGCTCGGCCGAGAAGGACTCCGGCGAGAACGGGGAGCGTCCGGCCCGCCGGCGCCGTCGTCGCCGCCCCTCCGCGACGTCTGATACACCTGCGTCGGCAGACTGA
- a CDS encoding TetR/AcrR family transcriptional regulator yields MTCVIERVKRSSKQSGKQSASGEATTGDARRDRWRKHRIARRAEFVEAALRALDNHGPDLGMEDVAAEAGVTKPVLYRHFEDKADLYVALGQRGTEILFERLIPAINAELAPVPRIRMALDAFFTVIEEHPNLYRLLAHGGLQGKVVDADVVAEDKEVIATALTALLGDYMRMFTMDSGAAEPWAHGIVGMVQSTGEWWLDRRSMSRDSVVEYLTQIIWAAIDGLTRQHGVVIDPSLPLEANKVVQLSRAKDDENPADSDAG; encoded by the coding sequence ATGACCTGCGTGATCGAACGTGTCAAGCGCTCCAGCAAGCAGTCCGGCAAGCAGTCCGCTTCCGGGGAGGCGACGACCGGCGACGCCCGGCGCGACCGGTGGCGCAAGCACCGCATCGCGCGCCGCGCGGAGTTCGTCGAGGCCGCGCTGCGGGCGCTCGACAACCACGGCCCGGACCTGGGCATGGAGGACGTCGCCGCGGAGGCAGGCGTCACGAAACCCGTGCTGTACCGGCACTTCGAAGACAAAGCCGACCTGTACGTCGCGCTCGGCCAGCGCGGCACGGAGATCCTCTTCGAGCGGCTGATCCCGGCCATCAACGCCGAACTGGCGCCGGTGCCGCGGATCCGGATGGCGCTCGACGCGTTTTTCACCGTGATCGAGGAGCACCCGAACCTCTACCGCCTGCTCGCGCACGGCGGCCTGCAGGGCAAGGTCGTGGACGCCGACGTCGTGGCCGAGGACAAGGAGGTCATCGCCACCGCGCTGACCGCGCTCCTCGGCGACTACATGCGGATGTTCACCATGGACTCCGGCGCCGCGGAACCGTGGGCGCACGGCATCGTCGGCATGGTCCAGAGCACCGGCGAATGGTGGCTCGACCGGCGCTCGATGAGCCGCGACTCGGTCGTCGAGTACCTCACGCAGATCATCTGGGCGGCGATCGACGGGCTGACCCGCCAGCACGGCGTGGTGATCGACCCGAGCCTGCCGCTGGAGGCCAACAAGGTCGTCCAGCTCAGCCGCGCCAAGGACGACGAGAACCCGGCCGACAGCGACGCCGGCTGA
- a CDS encoding DUF4873 domain-containing protein codes for MSEHDEDGYTGPATLVAHGRELPVEVDLRGYFQPIDGYYHWYGRISADPAVTELAGGKKKACEIRVADRTATGELSDPDPWGRYRVMGTSTPPFAVPTSLEELNA; via the coding sequence ATGAGCGAGCACGACGAAGACGGCTACACGGGCCCCGCCACCCTCGTCGCCCACGGCCGGGAGCTGCCGGTGGAGGTCGACCTGCGCGGCTACTTCCAGCCCATCGACGGCTACTACCACTGGTACGGCCGGATTTCCGCCGACCCGGCCGTCACCGAGCTGGCCGGCGGCAAGAAGAAGGCGTGCGAGATCCGCGTGGCCGACCGCACCGCCACCGGCGAGCTGTCGGACCCGGACCCCTGGGGCCGCTACCGCGTCATGGGCACGTCGACGCCACCGTTCGCGGTGCCGACCAGCCTCGAGGAACTGAACGCCTGA
- a CDS encoding DUF3107 domain-containing protein: protein MEVKIGIKDTPRELVVSSGQTADEVEKLVAEALTAGDGLFRLNDEKGRKYLVPADRIAYVEIAPSDARKVGFGVGD, encoded by the coding sequence GTGGAGGTCAAGATCGGCATCAAGGACACCCCGCGCGAGCTGGTGGTGTCCAGCGGCCAGACCGCCGACGAGGTGGAGAAGCTGGTCGCCGAAGCCCTGACGGCCGGTGACGGGCTCTTCCGCCTCAACGACGAGAAGGGCCGCAAGTACCTCGTGCCCGCCGACCGCATCGCGTACGTCGAGATCGCCCCCTCGGACGCCCGCAAGGTCGGCTTCGGCGTCGGCGACTGA
- a CDS encoding DUF3152 domain-containing protein has protein sequence MDRLKHDARGDDRRASYAGSSRRTSSSGAASSSSSSGSSKKPANSPLTDTGSPRVGQFRPSKAPAQRVGEDRYRPGTRRTSAEPLRASWKPKGEDEPERPARRPVKKSGGGVGKFVKTYGWRVYALPILVVITALVVFNTATGPPEPGSPAGAASGEAAVGNSSSGAIDGGDGIPENPAKPVDVNVPTAELPNGGDFTQDGKGTWHVVAGSGPVVGKAGKLYTYTVAVEDGIDPASYAGDDSFGTAVQGILSDPRSWTWNGEIRLQRVDASYPDPDFQVSLTSPNTTHRADACGFQIKFEASCYRRSMGRVLINLARWVRGAKVYGADMTGYRQYAINHEVGHALGNIHVGCPGNGQPAPVMMQQSFGVADDYVAALNNIPGGDKGKVAPDHRVCVPNAWPNPTPPQ, from the coding sequence GTGGACCGGCTTAAGCACGACGCTCGAGGAGACGACCGGCGGGCTTCGTACGCCGGGTCGTCACGGCGCACGTCGTCTTCCGGGGCTGCGTCCTCCTCGTCATCTTCGGGCTCTTCGAAGAAGCCCGCGAACTCCCCGCTGACCGACACCGGCTCGCCGCGCGTCGGCCAGTTCCGCCCCTCGAAGGCCCCGGCGCAGCGCGTCGGCGAGGACCGCTACCGCCCCGGCACCCGCCGCACCAGCGCGGAGCCGCTGCGCGCGTCGTGGAAGCCGAAGGGCGAGGACGAGCCCGAACGGCCCGCCCGCCGTCCCGTCAAGAAGTCCGGCGGCGGCGTCGGCAAGTTCGTGAAGACCTACGGCTGGCGCGTGTACGCGCTGCCGATCCTGGTGGTGATCACCGCGCTGGTGGTGTTCAACACGGCCACCGGCCCGCCCGAACCGGGCTCGCCGGCCGGCGCCGCCTCGGGTGAGGCCGCCGTGGGCAACTCCTCGTCGGGCGCGATCGACGGCGGCGACGGCATTCCGGAGAACCCGGCGAAACCGGTCGACGTCAACGTGCCGACGGCGGAACTGCCGAACGGCGGCGACTTCACCCAGGACGGCAAGGGCACCTGGCACGTCGTGGCCGGCTCCGGGCCGGTCGTCGGCAAGGCCGGGAAGCTGTACACCTACACCGTCGCGGTCGAGGACGGCATCGACCCGGCCAGCTACGCCGGCGACGACAGCTTCGGCACTGCGGTCCAGGGCATCCTGTCCGACCCGCGCAGCTGGACGTGGAACGGCGAGATCCGGCTGCAGCGCGTCGACGCGAGCTACCCGGACCCGGACTTCCAGGTGAGCCTGACCTCGCCGAACACCACACACCGGGCCGACGCGTGCGGCTTCCAGATCAAGTTCGAGGCCTCCTGCTACCGGCGCAGCATGGGCCGGGTGCTGATCAACCTGGCCCGCTGGGTGCGCGGCGCGAAGGTCTACGGCGCGGACATGACCGGCTATCGCCAGTACGCCATCAACCACGAGGTGGGCCACGCGCTCGGCAACATCCACGTCGGCTGCCCCGGCAACGGCCAGCCCGCGCCGGTGATGATGCAGCAGTCGTTCGGCGTGGCCGACGACTACGTGGCCGCGCTGAACAACATCCCCGGCGGCGACAAGGGCAAGGTGGCCCCCGACCACCGCGTCTGCGTGCCCAACGCGTGGCCGAACCCGACCCCGCCGCAGTAG
- a CDS encoding ferritin-like fold-containing protein, which translates to MTEPKEISEGVVDLLGVIAYLELSAFDRMAEDARSAPTLAGRAALASMAAAEIGHYDLLAAHLAGSGVTVEDAMGPFVAQVDAWHASTRPKSWLESLVKAYVGDGLAADLYREIASWLDAETKDLVLTVLADTGHSAFAEREVAAGIKADPKTRDKLALWGRRLLGEALTQAQYVVAERDGLAELIVAGSGDLSGIGALFRRLQQGHTKRMQALGLG; encoded by the coding sequence GTGACCGAGCCGAAAGAGATCAGCGAAGGCGTCGTCGACCTGCTCGGCGTGATCGCCTATCTCGAACTTTCCGCGTTCGACCGGATGGCGGAGGACGCCCGCAGCGCGCCCACGCTCGCCGGCCGCGCCGCGCTGGCGTCGATGGCCGCGGCGGAGATCGGTCACTACGACCTGCTGGCCGCGCACCTGGCGGGCAGCGGCGTCACGGTCGAGGACGCGATGGGCCCGTTCGTCGCGCAGGTGGACGCCTGGCACGCCTCGACGCGGCCGAAGTCGTGGCTGGAGTCGCTGGTCAAGGCCTACGTCGGGGACGGGCTGGCGGCCGACCTGTACCGCGAGATCGCGAGCTGGCTCGACGCGGAGACCAAGGACCTGGTGCTCACCGTGCTGGCCGACACGGGCCATTCGGCGTTCGCCGAGCGCGAAGTCGCGGCCGGCATCAAGGCCGACCCGAAGACGCGCGACAAGCTCGCGCTGTGGGGCCGCCGCCTGCTCGGCGAGGCGCTGACGCAGGCCCAGTACGTCGTCGCCGAGCGCGATGGCCTGGCGGAACTCATCGTGGCCGGATCGGGCGACCTGTCGGGAATCGGCGCCCTGTTCCGCCGGTTGCAGCAGGGGCACACCAAGCGCATGCAGGCTCTCGGTCTCGGGTGA
- a CDS encoding TIGR02569 family protein has translation MRSTLERPSERVCVAFGGDTGGVSALPDSSAWRCGDLVLKPVTDKSRTLWTARALDHVDEPGLRVAKPVRSRDGRWIVGDWSAWHYVSGTPEHRCDEAVLTAVKLHRATADLPRPDFLAARKDLDAVADRIAWEELDRPLDEAKGGRWFEILAPARRPVKLPPQVAHGELLGGVLFDGAAAPGIVDFVPYYRPGEWGAAIAAVDALSWGGATAALIDRWAHLPEWPQLLLRAVLFRLAANALNPRATGAALDGLRAAAREVSAVL, from the coding sequence GTGCGGTCCACTCTCGAACGGCCATCCGAGCGCGTGTGCGTTGCTTTCGGCGGCGACACCGGCGGGGTTTCGGCGTTGCCGGACTCGTCCGCCTGGCGCTGCGGCGACCTGGTGCTCAAGCCGGTCACCGACAAGTCCCGCACGCTGTGGACCGCGCGGGCGCTGGACCACGTCGACGAGCCGGGCCTGCGGGTCGCGAAGCCGGTGCGTTCGCGCGACGGCCGCTGGATCGTCGGCGACTGGTCCGCGTGGCACTACGTTTCCGGCACGCCGGAGCACCGCTGCGACGAGGCCGTGCTCACCGCGGTGAAGCTGCACCGCGCCACGGCCGACCTTCCCCGGCCGGACTTTCTGGCTGCCCGCAAGGATCTTGACGCGGTCGCGGACCGGATCGCGTGGGAAGAGCTGGACCGCCCGCTCGACGAGGCCAAGGGCGGCCGCTGGTTCGAGATCCTGGCCCCGGCCCGCCGCCCGGTGAAGCTGCCGCCGCAGGTCGCCCACGGCGAACTGCTCGGCGGTGTCCTGTTCGACGGCGCCGCGGCCCCGGGCATCGTCGACTTCGTGCCGTACTACCGGCCGGGCGAATGGGGCGCGGCCATCGCCGCCGTCGACGCCCTGTCCTGGGGCGGCGCGACGGCCGCGCTGATCGACCGCTGGGCCCACCTGCCGGAGTGGCCGCAACTGCTGCTGCGCGCGGTGCTCTTCCGCCTGGCCGCGAACGCGCTGAACCCCCGCGCGACCGGCGCCGCCCTGGACGGCCTGCGCGCGGCGGCCCGTGAGGTCAGTGCTGTCCTCTGA
- a CDS encoding alpha/beta fold hydrolase → MTSPTTRPAANPATRAPLTHVPLSTRPLPQLDPVLPPWPGAVEEVGGVALNVRRTPGPDGSVAVYVHGLGGSSSNWTDLAALLSPVASGRAIDLPGFGYSEPEALFDFSLDAHAEVLAKYVEGLDAGPVHLLGNSMGGAIALLVAARRPELVKTLTLISPAMPDRRPDPRRLSDPMMALAYLPLVGSRVRRRLAGLTPRERAAQVIKLCFHDPARFSDAQLDELAEEHGARAAFAWAAPAMARSTFGIFRAWSARGEASLWAVAPRVTSPTLVVWGLHDRVISARRAPRTARLIPHGRLLVLPRTGHVAQMERPNVVARAVLGLWESAENGQW, encoded by the coding sequence GTGACCAGTCCGACCACCCGCCCGGCCGCGAACCCGGCGACCCGCGCGCCGCTCACCCACGTGCCCCTCTCCACGCGGCCGTTGCCGCAGCTCGACCCGGTGCTCCCGCCCTGGCCGGGCGCCGTCGAGGAGGTCGGCGGCGTGGCCCTCAACGTCCGCCGCACCCCGGGCCCGGACGGCTCGGTCGCGGTCTACGTCCACGGCCTCGGCGGCTCGTCCAGCAACTGGACGGACCTGGCCGCGCTGCTTTCGCCCGTCGCGAGCGGACGGGCGATCGACCTGCCCGGCTTCGGTTACTCCGAGCCCGAGGCGCTGTTCGACTTCAGCCTCGACGCGCACGCCGAAGTCCTGGCGAAGTACGTCGAGGGGCTCGACGCCGGCCCCGTCCACCTGCTCGGCAACTCCATGGGCGGCGCGATCGCCCTGCTCGTCGCGGCGCGGCGGCCGGAGCTGGTCAAGACGCTCACGCTCATCTCGCCCGCGATGCCGGACCGCCGCCCGGACCCGCGCCGGCTGTCGGACCCGATGATGGCGCTCGCGTACCTGCCGCTGGTGGGCTCGCGCGTGCGGCGGCGGCTGGCCGGGCTGACCCCGCGCGAACGCGCCGCGCAAGTGATCAAGCTGTGCTTCCACGACCCGGCCAGGTTCTCCGACGCCCAGCTGGACGAGCTGGCCGAAGAGCACGGTGCGCGGGCCGCGTTCGCCTGGGCCGCGCCGGCCATGGCCCGCAGCACGTTCGGCATTTTCCGGGCCTGGTCGGCGCGCGGCGAGGCCTCGCTGTGGGCGGTCGCGCCGCGCGTGACGAGCCCCACACTCGTCGTCTGGGGGCTGCACGACCGGGTGATCTCGGCCCGCCGCGCGCCCCGCACCGCGCGGCTGATCCCGCACGGCCGGCTGCTGGTGCTCCCCCGAACCGGCCACGTGGCGCAGATGGAGCGCCCGAACGTCGTAGCCCGGGCGGTCCTGGGGCTCTGGGAGTCGGCTGAAAACGGTCAGTGGTAG
- a CDS encoding AurF N-oxygenase family protein — MTRTLKDTDRDRTAERLLKSSANKFYDPDVDIDWDAPLVEGKRFILDERSSLYGTELWDKLSPEQRIELGKHEVASVATTGLWFEILLMQMLLKEVYEEDPTTAHAQFALTEIADECRHSTMFARMASRIGCPAYGPVPLLRRFAKLMPAISYGPARYGAILVAEEVLDRLQREQMISEDVQPLVRMVNRIHVLEEARHVTFAREEVTRGMAKLSKAEIVYQQFIIALISYFVTRAFINPNVYKAVGIRPRDGVKAALANPKWQGTIAWAGEKIMPFLQESGLVGWPGRYFWRKSFLLPKGK; from the coding sequence ATGACGCGGACGCTCAAGGACACGGACCGGGACAGGACCGCCGAGCGGCTGCTGAAGTCCTCGGCCAACAAGTTCTACGACCCCGACGTCGACATCGACTGGGATGCCCCGCTGGTCGAGGGCAAGCGCTTCATCCTCGACGAGCGCTCCTCGCTCTACGGCACCGAACTGTGGGACAAGCTGAGCCCGGAGCAGCGTATCGAGCTGGGCAAGCACGAGGTCGCCAGCGTGGCGACCACGGGCCTGTGGTTCGAGATCCTGCTGATGCAGATGCTGCTCAAAGAGGTCTACGAAGAGGACCCCACGACGGCGCACGCGCAGTTCGCGCTCACCGAGATCGCCGACGAATGCCGCCACTCCACCATGTTCGCGCGCATGGCGTCGCGGATCGGCTGCCCCGCGTACGGCCCGGTGCCGTTGCTGCGCCGCTTCGCGAAGCTGATGCCGGCGATCTCCTACGGCCCCGCGCGGTACGGCGCGATCCTGGTCGCCGAGGAGGTGCTCGACCGGCTGCAGCGCGAGCAGATGATCAGCGAGGACGTGCAGCCCCTGGTGCGGATGGTCAACCGCATCCACGTGCTGGAGGAGGCGCGGCACGTCACGTTCGCCCGCGAGGAGGTGACGCGCGGGATGGCGAAGCTGTCGAAGGCGGAGATCGTCTACCAGCAGTTCATCATCGCGCTGATCTCGTACTTCGTGACCCGCGCGTTCATCAACCCGAACGTCTACAAGGCCGTCGGCATCCGGCCGCGCGACGGCGTCAAGGCCGCGCTGGCCAACCCGAAGTGGCAGGGCACCATCGCCTGGGCCGGCGAGAAGATCATGCCGTTCCTGCAGGAGTCCGGCCTGGTCGGGTGGCCGGGGCGGTACTTCTGGCGCAAGTCGTTCCTGCTGCCGAAGGGCAAATAG
- a CDS encoding alpha/beta fold hydrolase: MTTVERLRHPAREHRFVTSDGCALHVEASGPADAAVTLVLVHGWTQDHRTWDGVVAALGPGTRVLRYDLRGHGGSAPARRGTATIPRLADDLAELIAARVPSGPIVLAGHSMGGMTVMALAERHPELVASRVVGAAFVATSSGQMDRITLGLPGLAGEFSVRFERRIAKALAHRRGERLPLSPALVRSGARFLVFGEHPRRADVRLVADQLLCAHPASLGEFQDAISTHDRRVALAALRGVPAVVLAGEKDRLCPLPHAKVIADELPDAEFVRYPGAGHMLPQERAGEVAVRIGALVRKSS, encoded by the coding sequence ATGACCACCGTCGAACGGCTTCGCCACCCGGCCCGTGAGCACCGGTTCGTCACGAGTGACGGCTGTGCGCTGCACGTCGAGGCGTCCGGTCCGGCCGACGCCGCGGTGACGCTGGTGCTCGTGCACGGCTGGACGCAGGACCACCGCACCTGGGACGGGGTGGTGGCCGCGCTCGGCCCGGGGACCCGGGTGCTGCGTTACGACCTGCGTGGCCACGGCGGATCGGCGCCGGCCCGCCGGGGCACCGCCACGATCCCGCGCCTGGCCGACGACCTCGCCGAGCTGATCGCCGCGCGCGTGCCGTCCGGGCCGATCGTGCTCGCCGGGCACTCGATGGGCGGGATGACCGTGATGGCGCTGGCCGAACGGCATCCGGAGCTGGTGGCGTCGCGCGTGGTGGGGGCGGCTTTCGTGGCCACGTCCTCGGGCCAGATGGACCGGATCACGTTGGGGCTGCCGGGTTTGGCCGGGGAGTTCTCGGTGCGCTTCGAGCGGCGGATCGCGAAGGCGCTGGCCCACCGGCGCGGGGAGCGGTTGCCGCTGAGCCCGGCGCTGGTGCGTTCGGGGGCCCGGTTCCTGGTGTTCGGGGAGCATCCGCGACGCGCCGACGTCCGGCTGGTCGCCGATCAGCTGCTGTGCGCGCACCCGGCCAGCCTGGGGGAGTTCCAGGACGCCATTTCCACGCACGACCGGCGGGTGGCGCTGGCTGCCCTGCGCGGGGTGCCGGCGGTGGTGCTCGCGGGGGAGAAGGACCGGCTGTGCCCGTTGCCGCACGCCAAGGTGATCGCGGACGAGCTGCCGGACGCGGAGTTCGTGCGTTATCCGGGGGCCGGGCACATGCTGCCGCAGGAACGGGCGGGGGAGGTCGCGGTGCGGATCGGGGCGCTGGTGCGAAAGAGCTCGTGA
- a CDS encoding TetR/AcrR family transcriptional regulator, with product MTDMARLQQRGVRLPRTERRAQLLAAAQRVFAENGYHAAAMDEIAEEAGVSKPVLYQHFPGKLDLYIALLESHVDDLVGRVKGALDSTTENRQRVPATVAAFFDFVHNDAGAFRMVFESDLRGEPAVQEAVDRATSASVEAITETITADAGLDEDKARLLAVGLVGMSQVSARYWLQHNQSISKEEAVALTANLAWRGVGGGFPLKDS from the coding sequence ATGACGGACATGGCGCGACTGCAGCAACGGGGCGTCCGGCTGCCGAGGACAGAACGCCGCGCCCAGCTCCTGGCGGCCGCGCAACGTGTCTTCGCGGAGAACGGCTACCACGCGGCGGCGATGGACGAGATCGCCGAAGAGGCGGGTGTCAGCAAGCCGGTGCTCTACCAGCACTTCCCCGGCAAGCTGGACCTGTACATCGCCCTGTTGGAAAGCCACGTCGACGACCTGGTCGGCCGGGTGAAGGGCGCACTGGACTCGACCACCGAGAACCGCCAGCGCGTCCCCGCCACCGTCGCCGCGTTCTTCGACTTCGTGCACAACGACGCCGGCGCGTTCCGCATGGTCTTCGAGTCGGACCTCAGGGGTGAGCCCGCCGTGCAGGAAGCGGTGGACCGGGCCACCTCGGCCAGCGTCGAGGCGATCACGGAAACGATCACCGCGGACGCGGGCCTGGACGAGGACAAGGCGCGGCTGCTGGCCGTGGGCCTGGTCGGGATGAGCCAGGTGAGCGCGCGGTACTGGCTCCAGCACAACCAGTCGATCAGCAAGGAAGAAGCCGTCGCCCTGACCGCCAACCTGGCTTGGCGAGGCGTCGGCGGCGGCTTCCCCCTCAAGGACTCGTGA